CAAGATCCTACTTGATAAGATGACCCAAAACTCAGGATGGATAATAAGAGACTCTACAATAACTCTTGTAGTTCATTTAGTGGCTTTGGACCTAAATAACTCCatagctgaaaatatggccactctAGTGACGCAAATGGGTATCCTCACCAAAGAGATAGAAGAATCAGGCtagaagcagcaggtacacatagTTGATACAACTAATGGGGGCTTATGTACACCATGCATTAACCAACCATATGTTTGCTCGTGGAGTACGGAAGGTGACAACCAACAATATCAGGAAAATATGAACTATGTGGCCAACTATGGGGGACAGTGGCAAGGTGGTCAAAATTGGGGACAATAGAATCAACAATATAGACCAGCATAGCtgcagtacaacaacaacaacaatcctgGAGCTATGCGACCACAGGGTCAAGTGGTGCCTTACCAAAGGCAACATGGTTACAACCAGCAAAATCAACAGTTGGATTATTAACAACCTCAACAACAATAGATTGTGAGACAAGATGATGGGTTTGCTGAACTTAAGGGAATGCTGAATAACAGCAACAAAATGCTGCAGCAACTGATTGGGACCACTGGAAAATTAACTGAGAGAGAAGACTCACATGAATCAACGATAAAGGGTATTGAGGTTCAATTAGGATAGATTTCGATGGCTTAAAATAATTGTCCCCAAGGGACATTACCTACAACCATACAAATTAATCCAAAAGAGTAGGGCCCAAAATAACTTATGGAAGTGAGTCTACGAAATGGTAGAGACCTAGATCTGGAGCGAGAAATGGCTCGTGAAAGCCAACCTACTGAAAAACTTGTGCCAGTACCCATTGAGATAGATGATTCAACAAGGTTAACTGAGGTGACGGTACAAAATGCACAAGAGTACACCAGCAAAGAAAAAGAGGTTGCAAAGGAGACTGAGGTAGCACAAGAAACGATAGTAGAAGAAGTGCCTGAGcaagaaaaaaatcaaatcacAGGGAAGAAGTGACTTCTAGCACCATTCCCACAGAGATTGACCAAGTATCAGAAAGATGAGTAGtgcaagaaattcttggagatgttgAAGCAAATTCAGGTAAAAAGTCCATTGATTGACGCCTTAAAAGAAATGGCTGGTTatacaaaaatgatgaaggacttgatgtctcgTAAGTTCTACTTTCAAGACTTGGCCACGGTTACACTAACTCAGACATGTAGTGCTGTTGTGACAAGAACCATAGCTGAGAAGCTATCTGACCCAGAGAGTTTCACAATCCTATGTACAATAGGCAACTATACGTTTGCTaaggcactttgtgatttgggggtAAGCATAATCCTGATTCCCCTGGATATCTACAAAAGGTTAGGCATTGGAATAGCTAGACACACGTCCATGTTACTATAGCTGGCTGACCGGACAGTGAAGAGGCCCTCTGGTATTCTTGATGATGTATTAGTACAGGTTGGAAAATTTGTGTTCCCAGCAGATTTTGTCATTCTTAACTATCAGGTTGACGAGGTATCAAGACCCCAGTTCGCGCTCTGTGAACtattgtgacggcacctagtctctatgactagtaAGCCTAACGAATTGTGGAAGAAGAAACAACagaataaaactagccaaaaattGCAGAAATAATATAATGAAGCGTTTAAGataccgctcggcatatacaatacaaactcTCAAATTGATACTACATtttccaaaacccgaaatctcatgaaatcacaagctgttgaataactaagagtgtctaactccagaatgtctaaacaaaagtaaatacagcaGGGCTAatactataagagagaatggaaagggacttctcggtctgcggacacggcagatatacctcgaagtctctagagaatcacctcgcctcaagggtagtagggctgagtcgaagtacctagatctgcacatgaaaaacatgcgcagaaagggcatgagtacaccacatcggtactcagtaagtgccaagtctaacctcggtcgagtagtgatgaggaaggtcagggccctattgatTATAGCTGAAAAATGAGGTAAAACAATATacaatacgacaatataattaaatgctaacagtatgaagtaacacaTGATAATAAGAATAATAACAACTATAACAAAGAcaaataatcacagaaggaatacaactcaacacaaagataacaaccggggatctcccaggataccgtcctgtagtcccaaatataaatatccagtggatctcccgggtgtcgtcccgtagtccaactcatagtgcgcaaggatctcccggaatactgatccataatcctaaatgtaaatacccagtactgggggaatctaccaggtgtaatcccgtagttccaatataaaagtgcagggggatgTCCCGGAATACAAATTCGTagccccaaagtaaatatgtagggggatctcccaggataccgtcacatagtcccaaaataaacacacatcagcaacacgaagaatactcaattcaattcaaattttataccaaggtaaaataggtatttctaacctagcatgctgcacagaatccaaataaggcagtttgagcaagtaagcaattaagtcaattagacatgcttccctaagctaacagtagacttaaattgcaagtagtataaacaggaaaaagaaacaaTTATAGTTGATTAAtgaaaaataggattttcaacaattagcacaagtacgcactcatcacctcacgtacaaggcatttca
The Nicotiana sylvestris chromosome 11, ASM39365v2, whole genome shotgun sequence DNA segment above includes these coding regions:
- the LOC138881372 gene encoding uncharacterized protein — its product is MARESQPTEKLVPVPIEIDDSTRLTEVTVQNAQEYTSKEKEVAKETEVKSPLIDALKEMAGYTKMMKDLMSRKFYFQDLATVTLTQTCSAVVTRTIAEKLSDPESFTILCTIGNYTFAKALCDLGLADRTVKRPSGILDDVLVQVGKFVFPADFVILNYQVDEKSMRRPSDFANYSLIYVMDVILEEEDETLNTKDPLAACIMNLDEANREDLAEWALALQGQGFWRRELKFEPLHLEERETPLAKLLIKEMPKLELKPLPPHLRYAFLGPNSTLPVIISSSLLDVKAEQLLQVLMECKTAIGWTIIDIKGNQPDILYA